The Catalinimonas alkaloidigena genome segment ACGCTCAATCCAGTGATCGAACACGCTCTTGAGTTCCAGCCAGAGGGCCTGCCAGTCTTCGGTTTCGAAGTTGATGGGCAGAACGTCCTGGTATTTCTTGGGCGGGTTTTCGGCATACTGCACGGTGCCGTCGGGCCGCCATTTGAACCACTGCGGATGCTCTTGTACGTACGGGTGATCGGGCGAGCACTGAAACGCGATGTCGAGCGCGATGTCGATGCCCTGTTCTTTGGCTTGATTGACCAGGTGCACGAAGTCCTCTTCCGTACCCAGCTCTTCGGCGATGGCCTTGTGTCCGCCTTTCGGAGAGCCGATGGCCCACGGCGAGCCCGGTTCGCCCGGCTCCGAGGTGGTGCTGTTGTTTTTTCCTTTCCGGAACTGGTACCCGATGGGGTGGATGGGCGGGAAATAGAGCACATCGAAGCCCATTTGTGCGATGCGGGGCAAGAGGCGTTCACAATCTTTGAACGTACCGTGCTGGCCGGGTTCGGATGCCGCAGAACGCGGGAAAAACTCGTACCAGGTGGAAAATAGCGCTTTTTTGTGCTCCACTTCCACCTGCACGTAGGGTTCGTAGTACGAAGCGTTTTCTTTGTCGACCTCGGACAGAAGCATGGCTTGCGAAACCGTCTGGCTGAGGGCTTCGGCCACGGCGGCCGCCAGGTTCCCGTCCTGTCCTTTTTCGCGGAGGATGTGAGCCGAGAGGTAAAGTTGTTCGCGCTGCGCATCCGACACGTTGGCGGCTTTTTCCATCATTTCGGCGCCGATCAGCAACTCTACCGCGATGTTCTGGTTGTCTTCAAATTTCTTTTTCAACCCCTTCTGCCACGTGGTGTAGTGGTCGATCCACCCCTGAACGGTGAATTCCCACAGGCCTTCGCGGTCAGGGGCGAAGGAGCCTTCCCAGCGGTCGTTGGCAACGAAGTGCATCGGGGCTTCCTGCCAGGTGGCTTCGCCGACGGCCCGGAACAGCAACGCTGCGTTGACGGAATCGTGACCGTCGCCAAAGACATCAGCCGAGACGTGGACGCTCTCGTCTACCACGCGTTTGAGCGGATAACGCCCGCAGGAAATCAGGGGCTTGACGTGTTCGATGACAACACGGCGCTTGCCTTTGATGGATTGCAAAGAAGAAAGAGCGCTTTTGTTTTGGGTTTCAGGTTCTAGGTTGATCATTCACAAAGAAATTGTGCGAGAAGATTGGACTCACAGGGCAGGCGGCGCGCCGTTGCCTGCGGAACTCGTCCACGGCTCGGCGGCATAACGCACGGGCAAAAGGTACACAAAGTTTATCTGCCGTTGCCGCAACCCCCTTCACTCTATTGTACTAGCCCTTAAATCAAAGAGTTACAGCAATTATACGGATAGTTGCTCTTTTCCTTCAGCGCTGTGCCGCCCG includes the following:
- a CDS encoding alpha-1,4-glucan--maltose-1-phosphate maltosyltransferase — protein: MINLEPETQNKSALSSLQSIKGKRRVVIEHVKPLISCGRYPLKRVVDESVHVSADVFGDGHDSVNAALLFRAVGEATWQEAPMHFVANDRWEGSFAPDREGLWEFTVQGWIDHYTTWQKGLKKKFEDNQNIAVELLIGAEMMEKAANVSDAQREQLYLSAHILREKGQDGNLAAAVAEALSQTVSQAMLLSEVDKENASYYEPYVQVEVEHKKALFSTWYEFFPRSAASEPGQHGTFKDCERLLPRIAQMGFDVLYFPPIHPIGYQFRKGKNNSTTSEPGEPGSPWAIGSPKGGHKAIAEELGTEEDFVHLVNQAKEQGIDIALDIAFQCSPDHPYVQEHPQWFKWRPDGTVQYAENPPKKYQDVLPINFETEDWQALWLELKSVFDHWIERGVTVFRVDNPHTKSFYFWEWCIGEIRKEHPETIFLAEAFTRPRVMERLAKIGYTQSYTYFTWRNSAWELKQYMTELTRTDMREYFRPNFWPNTPDILPGSLQQGGEPAFITRVVMAATMSSNYGLYGPVYEFGINTPVAHGKEEYLNSEKYEVKHWDWDQYTKIRDVITKINWIRKENPALQSTWNIHFGDCANEAILCYGKRDERTGNIIVVVVNLDPHNMQSGWVRVPVWDLGIAPHTGYVAHDLLTEAHYNWFNEWNYVELHPYGMPVHVFRLENYMPR